The genomic window GGACGACCCGGCGGTGGCGGCGATGGACCGCGCCGAGGACCGCTACGGGAAGCAGACCTTCTTCATGGTGAGCGTCGTCGCCCCGGACACGATCTTCAAGACCGAGACGCTGGAGAAGATCGTGGCCATGCGGAAGGAGTTCGAGGATATTCCCGGGGTGAAAGAGGCCAAGGGGCCGATCAACTCCCAGGTTATTGTCGGTACGGAGAACTCGCTCCTCGTCGGACCGGCCGCTCCCCATAAGGAGGTACCGAAGACACCGGAGGCGATGGCCGAATACCGTGACAGGGTAATGAGCAGCAACATGCTGCGGGGCTATATCGTCTCCGAAGATGGGAAGGCGGCGACGATCTCAATCAAACTGAAGAAGGATGCGGACGAGAAAGCGATCGCCAGGAAGGTGATCGAGATCGTCGATCGCTACAAGGGCGGTCCGGAGAAGATCTACATCGCCGGGATGCCGTACATGAGCGTCGTCCTCTCCGACTCGATGAGCAAGGACCTGCGGGTGCTGTTTCCGATCGCCATCCTGGTGATCATCATCGTGCTCTACTTCAGCTTCCACAGCCTTCGCGGTGTCCTCCTCCCCCTTTCCGTCGTCCTGCTGAGCGCGGCATGGGCGATGGGGGCGATGGCCCTGGCGCACGTTCCGATGACGATCATGTCGTTCATCATGCCGGTGATCCTGCTGGCGATCGGGATCGCCTACTGCATCCACGTGTTGAACAAGTACTACGAGGAGCTCTCCCTCGGAAAATCGAAGCGGGAGGCGGTGATCGAGACCACCATGATGATGGTCTCTCCGGTGTCGATGACCGGGCTGACCACCATCGCCGGGTTCCTCTCACTCTTGAATTCGTTCCTCATCCCGCAGCAGCAGTTCGGGCTGTTCACCGCGCTCGGGGTGCTGGTGGCGATGGTACTATCCCTTGTCCTGATCCCGGCGCTGCTCTCTGTGATGCCGGTCGCCAAGCGGAAGATGAAGATCCGAGAAGGATGGCTCAGCAAGGGGTTGGGAGCATTTGAACACGTGGTCGCCCACTACCCGAAGGCCGTCGTCGTCCTGTCGGTGGTGATCATCATCGTCTTCGGATTCGGCACCACCAAGGTCAGGGTGGAGACCCAGGAGAAGGAATTCCTCGGCAAGGACCACCCGGTCGTGCAAGCCATGGATGTGATGGACGACTACTTCTCGGGAAGCGGCCAAGTGATCGTCGAGTTCGACACCGAAAAACGGAACGGGCTCAAGGATCCGAAGCTCCTGCAGCGGATCGTGAAGTTTGAAGAGTGGTTGAAGACAAAGCCGGGGGTGAAGATCAACAAGACGATGTCGCTCGCCGACATGGTGTGCGAGATGAACCAGAAGTTCCACGCCGACGACCCGAGCTACTACAGGGTCCCCGATGATCCGAAGCTGACGGCTCAACTCCTTCTCCTGTTCACCTTCCAGGGCGGGGACCTGGGAAGTATGGCCCTCGGCGACTTCTCCGCCGGTGAGGTGATAGGGATGTACTCCTCAGCGGTCGGGAGCAACGAGATGGTTCAGCTAGCGAAGGATGTGCAGGCCTATCTCGACGAGAACTTCCCCGACGTGCACGTGGAGATGGTCGGACCGACCCGCCTGGCGGGGAGCATGATGTCGAAGATCGTCAAGAGCCAGATCACGAGCCTGCTCACCGCGATGATCGCGGCAGGGTTGATCGTCGCTCTCCTCATGCGCTCGCCGGTCGCCGGGCTGATCAGCATCATCCCGCTCGTCCTCACCATCCTCATCACCTTCGGGGTAATGGGGTTCACCGGCACTCCGCTCGACATGTCGACCCTGAT from Candidatus Bipolaricaulota bacterium includes these protein-coding regions:
- a CDS encoding RND family transporter gives rise to the protein MKKLVTWIVDHPWVVIGAVVLITIGALVAIPHISTQTNFEDYLSKDDPAVAAMDRAEDRYGKQTFFMVSVVAPDTIFKTETLEKIVAMRKEFEDIPGVKEAKGPINSQVIVGTENSLLVGPAAPHKEVPKTPEAMAEYRDRVMSSNMLRGYIVSEDGKAATISIKLKKDADEKAIARKVIEIVDRYKGGPEKIYIAGMPYMSVVLSDSMSKDLRVLFPIAILVIIIVLYFSFHSLRGVLLPLSVVLLSAAWAMGAMALAHVPMTIMSFIMPVILLAIGIAYCIHVLNKYYEELSLGKSKREAVIETTMMMVSPVSMTGLTTIAGFLSLLNSFLIPQQQFGLFTALGVLVAMVLSLVLIPALLSVMPVAKRKMKIREGWLSKGLGAFEHVVAHYPKAVVVLSVVIIIVFGFGTTKVRVETQEKEFLGKDHPVVQAMDVMDDYFSGSGQVIVEFDTEKRNGLKDPKLLQRIVKFEEWLKTKPGVKINKTMSLADMVCEMNQKFHADDPSYYRVPDDPKLTAQLLLLFTFQGGDLGSMALGDFSAGEVIGMYSSAVGSNEMVQLAKDVQAYLDENFPDVHVEMVGPTRLAGSMMSKIVKSQITSLLTAMIAAGLIVALLMRSPVAGLISIIPLVLTILITFGVMGFTGTPLDMSTLMISSIAIGIGIDYAIHFMERFRKEYRKERDERRALEATVQTTGRGIAFNAIALALGFGVLLFSSFKGTSNFGLMIAATMVISALAAFTTIPAILVLWKPKFLTANGWKRKEVVTTRKVAESELINVEPAGADAPDSEQKKGNNNS